In Caulobacter soli, the genomic stretch ATCAAGAGACCGACTTCCATCGCGCGTCCTTCCCTGCCAGCTTCTACGAGCTTCGATGCATTGCATCTAAAATAGATGGTATAGCAATGTATTATTATCGAGGCTTTGGGGTCAAGCGACATGGCGCGCCGTGATCGATCTGCCGACGGGTCTTGCAAGGCTTCGCAGACGGATCCTAGCCGACCGGCTGGGAGCGCCCGCCAGCGTCGCCGCGGCGACCGAAGATCCAGCAGCGGTCAGCGACCACGCACTTTACAGGTCAGGTCGCGGCCAAAACGCGCGGCCTGATTTTCGCAGAGCGCGGCCTTCCATGGGAGGATCCGCATGTTGCTCACCAGAGCCGTTTCCAATTTTCTTGCCTATTGCGCTCTTGAGCGAAGACTTTCCCCGCTAACGGTCAACGCCTATGCCTCTGACCTGCGCGACTTCTCGAACTACGCTGCGCAATGTGACCTATTGAGCGATGTCTCCTGCGAAACACTGAGATCCTATCTCGACCATCTGCTCAACCATCGGGGTCTGAGCACGGCGACGGCGAAGAGACGCTTCGCGAGTCTGCAGGGACTATTCGGCTGGGCCGCGGAGGCGGACGGCTGCGAAAGCCCGTTTCAGACCTGGCGTCCGAAAATGAAACGCCCCCGCCGCCTGCCCAGGACCCTGGCGCGCGACGATTTGCAGGAACTGATCGTCCACCCCGGCGCGGCCAAGGACATCCCCAGCCATGCCCTGACCCGCACCCTTATCATCCTCCTTGCGGCGACCGGCCTGCGCGTCAGCGAGGTCTGCGCCCTCAGCCGCGACGACGTGGCGCCGGACGGATCGGCCCTGCACGTCCATGGCAAGGGTTCCAGGGACCGGGTGGTGTATGTCGCCGACGTCGGCTTGCAGCGTCGCATCGTAAGTCTTCTGAGAGCTTGCGGAGCGGAGGCTCGGGCGCCTCTGGCGGTGGGCGCGACGGGACGGCGGTTGTCTCCAGCCGCGGTGCGCGGACGCATCCATCGCTGGGTCGCGCGCACGCGATGCACCCGGCGGGTGACGCCCCACATGCTGCGCCATACCGCCGCGACGCTGCTGATCGAGGAAGGCGTCGACATCCGCTACGTGCAGCGGCTTCTTGGACACGCCAGCATCGCCACCACGGAGATCTATACGCATATTTCCGACGAGACCCTTCGATCGACGCTGGTGCGCGCCAATGTGATCGGCCGCATCTTCGCGCGGTCCGCCGCAAACGCCGGCGGAGGTCCCGGCCTGTGCGCATAACTCTGAATTATCGTGCCGTTGACCGCCGGAAAATCCGATGGCGCGCGCTGCCTATTGCCGCAGTCGCCCTTGTCGTCGAGCAAGGCGCTGGCCGAGCGGTTTGGTTGCGACCTCGCCGTCCCCAGCAAAACCGGCATGGGCAATGTGCTCATGTACACGCGCCTTGCCGAAGACCTGTCGCGCAAGCTCGGACGCCCCCTGACCTTGCTGAGCGGCCCGATGCGCACCGCCGCCGGCCGCGTCGAGGATGAGGAGCCCTATCCCGTCTGGGATGAGAACCCGCATGTGGGTGGCATCATCGATCCTTCGGACCGGCATGCGCACGACATGCTGGCGATCGAGGAAGAACAGGACAACCTCTGTCAGTTCGGCCATTTCATCGAGAATTTGGCGTTCCACTACAATGTTCGTTCCAGCGCGCTGCGTCCCAGTCTCTTCCTGTCCCGCGCCGAGTGCATGGCCGCCATGGAACGGTTGCGGAACCTGCCGCGTCCACTGATCTGCCTTCACCCCTATGGAACGAGTTCGCCCCTGCCGGGCCACAGCTGGCACTCAGCCAACTGGCGAACCCTGATCGAGAGGATCGCGCCGCTGGGCTCACTGTTCGAGGTCGGGCTGGACGGCATCGAACACAAAAACCTCGGCCTTCCGCGGTTTCGCACGCGCGTCCGAGAAATGATGGCGCTCGTCTGGGCGAGCGATTTGTTCATCGGCTTCGACAGTTCTGTCGCCCATATCGCAACCGCCTTCGCAAAGCCGGCGATTGTGCTGTGGGAGCCAATCCGCAAAGTCGAAATCGAGGAGCGCTATCAGCGAGGCTTCGGCGCGGCGGCGGTGTCCCGTTGGGGGTATCCACAAAATCGCAATCTGATGCTGCTGGGTGATCGGAGCGA encodes the following:
- a CDS encoding tyrosine-type recombinase/integrase: MLLTRAVSNFLAYCALERRLSPLTVNAYASDLRDFSNYAAQCDLLSDVSCETLRSYLDHLLNHRGLSTATAKRRFASLQGLFGWAAEADGCESPFQTWRPKMKRPRRLPRTLARDDLQELIVHPGAAKDIPSHALTRTLIILLAATGLRVSEVCALSRDDVAPDGSALHVHGKGSRDRVVYVADVGLQRRIVSLLRACGAEARAPLAVGATGRRLSPAAVRGRIHRWVARTRCTRRVTPHMLRHTAATLLIEEGVDIRYVQRLLGHASIATTEIYTHISDETLRSTLVRANVIGRIFARSAANAGGGPGLCA
- a CDS encoding glycosyltransferase family 9 protein — encoded protein: MPLTAGKSDGARCLLPQSPLSSSKALAERFGCDLAVPSKTGMGNVLMYTRLAEDLSRKLGRPLTLLSGPMRTAAGRVEDEEPYPVWDENPHVGGIIDPSDRHAHDMLAIEEEQDNLCQFGHFIENLAFHYNVRSSALRPSLFLSRAECMAAMERLRNLPRPLICLHPYGTSSPLPGHSWHSANWRTLIERIAPLGSLFEVGLDGIEHKNLGLPRFRTRVREMMALVWASDLFIGFDSSVAHIATAFAKPAIVLWEPIRKVEIEERYQRGFGAAAVSRWGYPQNRNLMLLGDRSDELVDIIEHQARLSLDSVGWRS